A single window of Paroedura picta isolate Pp20150507F chromosome 8, Ppicta_v3.0, whole genome shotgun sequence DNA harbors:
- the CXCL12 gene encoding stromal cell-derived factor 1 isoform X2 has product MAGKALALLALALLLLAALRGSAGKPISLTYRCPCRFFESKVAKSHIKHLKILTVPSCPLQVIAKLKNSNKQICIDPKLKWLQGYLEKYLPKKAKM; this is encoded by the exons ATGGCCGGCAAGGCGCTCGCCCTCCTGGCCCTCGCGCTGCTCCTGCTCGCCGCCCTGCGCGGCTCGGCCG GGAAGCCCATCAGCCTGACCTACCGCTGCCCGTGCCGCTTCTTCGAGAGCAAGGTGGCCAAGTCGCACATCAAGCACCTCAAGATCCTGACGGTCCCCAGCTGCCCGCTGCAGGTCAT TGCCAAACTGAAGAACAGCAACAAGCAAATCTGCATCGATCCCAAACTGAAGTGGCTTCAGGGTTACCTGGAGAAATACTTACCCAA GAAAGCGAAGATGTAA
- the CXCL12 gene encoding stromal cell-derived factor 1 isoform X1 has product MAGKALALLALALLLLAALRGSAGKPISLTYRCPCRFFESKVAKSHIKHLKILTVPSCPLQVIAKLKNSNKQICIDPKLKWLQGYLEKYLPK; this is encoded by the exons ATGGCCGGCAAGGCGCTCGCCCTCCTGGCCCTCGCGCTGCTCCTGCTCGCCGCCCTGCGCGGCTCGGCCG GGAAGCCCATCAGCCTGACCTACCGCTGCCCGTGCCGCTTCTTCGAGAGCAAGGTGGCCAAGTCGCACATCAAGCACCTCAAGATCCTGACGGTCCCCAGCTGCCCGCTGCAGGTCAT TGCCAAACTGAAGAACAGCAACAAGCAAATCTGCATCGATCCCAAACTGAAGTGGCTTCAGGGTTACCTGGAGAAATACTTACCCAAGTAA